A single region of the Streptomyces sp. NBC_01381 genome encodes:
- a CDS encoding phosphodiester glycosidase family protein, whose product MGAAPADAVQGTRQPGGSEIAPGVSYRHFDIPASRGTARAHVLDIDLSDPRTGVDLLYPGAVGARSAVSTLADGAGAVGGINGDFFNISETQHPGVEATGAPVGPAVARGRALKGAVPNGQRFGPAMPPGVTTEAVLGVGFDRRARMDDLRLDGEVRTAETRLPLGGLNQYALPVGSVGAFTSDWGSTSRVRSTCGTDTNRGAPCSTDTHEVTVRHGRVVESADTPGSGPVARGSTVLVGREAGAQQLRKLSVGDPVSVRHRLVAAESRTPFRFALGGYPVLRGGAPLPGIDTVTSAVRTAAGIADDGERLLLLSLDGSPEFRSGLTIAEVVDTLRELGAEDGFSLDGGGSSTLVSSSTLVARPPGADSVTVRNNPSGGAERPVPNGIGVFSTA is encoded by the coding sequence ATGGGAGCGGCACCGGCCGACGCCGTGCAGGGCACCCGCCAGCCGGGTGGTTCGGAGATCGCTCCGGGCGTGTCCTACCGGCACTTCGACATTCCGGCATCGCGCGGCACGGCACGCGCGCATGTGCTCGACATCGACCTGAGCGACCCGCGCACCGGCGTCGACCTGCTCTATCCCGGTGCGGTGGGCGCCCGTTCCGCCGTGTCCACGCTCGCCGACGGGGCCGGTGCGGTCGGCGGGATCAACGGCGACTTCTTCAACATCAGCGAGACCCAGCATCCGGGCGTCGAGGCCACCGGCGCGCCCGTCGGCCCGGCGGTCGCCCGCGGCCGCGCCCTCAAGGGTGCGGTGCCCAATGGCCAGCGCTTCGGCCCTGCGATGCCGCCGGGTGTGACGACCGAGGCCGTGCTCGGCGTCGGCTTCGACCGGCGGGCCCGCATGGACGATCTCCGTCTGGACGGCGAAGTGCGCACCGCCGAGACCCGGCTGCCGCTGGGCGGGCTCAACCAGTACGCGCTGCCCGTTGGCTCCGTCGGCGCGTTCACCAGCGACTGGGGCAGCACATCGCGGGTGCGCTCCACCTGTGGCACCGATACGAACCGGGGCGCGCCCTGCAGCACGGACACCCACGAGGTGACGGTGCGCCACGGGCGTGTCGTGGAGTCGGCCGACACGCCCGGCAGCGGGCCCGTGGCCCGCGGCAGCACGGTCCTCGTGGGCCGCGAGGCGGGCGCCCAGCAGTTGCGCAAGCTGTCGGTCGGCGACCCGGTGAGCGTCCGGCACCGCCTGGTGGCGGCCGAGTCCCGCACTCCGTTCCGCTTCGCGCTCGGCGGCTACCCGGTGCTGCGCGGCGGCGCGCCACTGCCCGGAATCGACACCGTGACCTCCGCGGTGCGGACCGCCGCCGGAATCGCCGACGACGGCGAGCGTCTGCTGCTGCTCTCGCTCGACGGCTCCCCCGAGTTCCGTTCGGGCCTGACGATCGCCGAAGTGGTCGACACCCTGCGCGAGTTGGGCGCGGAGGACGGATTCAGCCTGGACGGCGGCGGCTCGTCCACGCTGGTCTCGTCGAGCACCCTGGTCGCCAGGCCACCGGGCGCCGATTCCGTCACCGTACGGAACAACCCCAGCGGTGGCGCGGAGCGCCCGGTGCCGAACGGCATCGGCGTGTTCTCCACGGCGTGA
- a CDS encoding DUF779 domain-containing protein, which yields MTESPRVELTPAAAELVRRLREAHGPLMFHQSGGCCDGSAPMCYPAGEFRTGGSDVRLASLDVAGVAEPVAFWMSKSQHEVWSHTRLIVDVVPGRGGGFSLEAPEGVRFLIRSRLIGN from the coding sequence ATGACCGAATCCCCGCGCGTGGAGCTGACCCCTGCTGCCGCCGAACTGGTGCGGCGGCTGCGGGAGGCCCACGGACCGCTGATGTTCCACCAGTCCGGCGGCTGCTGCGACGGCAGCGCCCCGATGTGTTACCCGGCGGGCGAGTTCCGGACCGGCGGCTCCGATGTGCGCCTCGCCTCGCTGGACGTGGCGGGCGTCGCCGAGCCGGTCGCCTTCTGGATGTCGAAGAGCCAGCACGAGGTGTGGAGCCACACCCGGCTGATCGTTGATGTCGTACCGGGCCGGGGCGGCGGCTTCTCCCTCGAAGCACCCGAAGGTGTACGTTTCCTCATCCGTTCCCGACTGATCGGCAACTAG
- a CDS encoding SAM-dependent methyltransferase has product MTAAAPRPTIDTSKPHPARVYDWLLGGKDNYPVDEAVGEKLPPEAKDAARQNRAFMQRASAWLATLGVDQFLDIGTGIPTEPNLHQIVQGVVPSARVVYTDNDPIVLRHAEALLVSRPEGMTDYIHADVRNPLEILEHARGLLDFERPIGLSLIALMHFLPDDQDPHGIVRTLVDALPSGSHLVLSHAASDLYSELAERVTAEYAKGGIQLGFRTRAGVGRFFDGLDLVEPGLVTAPEWFKDTARPEPEGSGIYAAVARIP; this is encoded by the coding sequence ATGACCGCAGCTGCGCCCAGGCCGACGATCGACACCAGCAAGCCGCATCCCGCGCGCGTCTATGACTGGCTCCTCGGCGGCAAGGACAACTACCCCGTCGACGAGGCGGTGGGCGAGAAGCTGCCGCCCGAGGCGAAGGACGCCGCACGGCAGAACCGCGCGTTCATGCAGCGCGCGAGCGCCTGGCTCGCCACGCTGGGCGTGGACCAGTTCCTCGACATCGGCACCGGAATCCCCACCGAGCCGAATCTGCACCAGATCGTCCAGGGGGTCGTGCCGTCGGCGCGGGTCGTCTATACCGACAACGACCCCATCGTGCTGCGGCACGCCGAGGCTCTCCTTGTCAGCAGGCCCGAAGGGATGACCGACTACATCCACGCGGATGTCCGCAACCCGCTGGAGATCCTCGAACACGCCCGCGGGCTCCTGGACTTCGAGCGCCCGATCGGCCTCTCGCTCATCGCGCTCATGCATTTCCTTCCCGACGACCAGGACCCGCACGGCATCGTGCGCACCCTCGTCGACGCACTGCCCTCCGGCAGTCATCTGGTGCTCTCGCACGCGGCGTCCGACCTCTACTCGGAGCTGGCCGAGCGGGTCACCGCCGAGTACGCGAAGGGTGGCATCCAGCTGGGGTTCCGCACCCGCGCCGGGGTCGGCCGCTTCTTCGACGGCCTCGACCTCGTCGAGCCCGGCCTCGTGACGGCCCCCGAGTGGTTCAAGGACACCGCACGTCCGGAGCCCGAAGGCAGCGGGATCTACGCCGCGGTGGCCCGCATTCCCTGA
- a CDS encoding ATP-binding protein, with the protein MRAHTRAHRHTARAEFALPQEAASAGRARKLTSVFLTRPHRHVTKVDAERVDDATLIVSELVTNATRHGRSPCRLRLVVSNDQVTVEVHDASPVSPHVLKTDTDPKTDTERESGRGLAMVRHLAARLEVVGTGRGGKTVRAVLVW; encoded by the coding sequence ATGCGTGCGCACACGCGCGCCCATCGGCACACCGCACGCGCCGAATTCGCCCTGCCTCAGGAGGCCGCTTCGGCGGGCCGGGCACGGAAGCTGACCTCCGTGTTCCTGACCCGTCCCCATCGCCATGTGACGAAGGTCGACGCCGAGCGGGTGGACGACGCCACGCTGATCGTGTCCGAACTCGTCACCAACGCCACCCGGCACGGCCGCAGCCCCTGCCGCCTGCGCCTGGTCGTCTCCAACGACCAGGTGACCGTCGAGGTCCATGACGCGAGCCCGGTCAGTCCGCACGTACTGAAGACGGACACCGACCCCAAGACGGACACCGAGCGGGAGAGCGGGCGCGGCCTCGCGATGGTGCGGCACCTCGCGGCGCGCCTTGAGGTCGTCGGCACCGGCCGGGGCGGCAAGACGGTGCGGGCGGTCCTGGTCTGGTGA